Proteins encoded in a region of the Ornithodoros turicata isolate Travis chromosome 3, ASM3712646v1, whole genome shotgun sequence genome:
- the LOC135388589 gene encoding translocon-associated protein subunit beta-like, with translation MLRALLAITCLSLAWGAEEEITEARLLVQKRILNRFLVEGRDIIVDYNIYNVGGSAALDVRIVDNSFGEADFQVVSGMLKLKVDRLPPNANLSHTVVIRPLKPGRFNFTSADVYYRTSEESEDIQVGHTTEPGEGGIIPVRDFDRTFSPHVMDWMAFAVMTLPSLGIPFLLWYTSKSKYEAKQFKKH, from the exons ATGTTACGTGCACTGTTGGCGATCACATGCCTAAGTCTGGCATGGGGTGCTGAGGAAGAAATCACAGAAGCACGGTTGCTGGTTCAGAAAAGGATCCTCAACCGGTTCCTTGTTGAAGGGAGAGACATCATCGTAGATTACAACATCTACAATGTTGGTGGAAG TGCAGCACTTGATGTCAGGATTGTGGACAACTCATTTGGGGAAGCAGACTTCCAGGTTGTCAGTGGGATGCTCAAGCTGAAGGTGGACAGGCTGCCACC AAATGCTAACCTGAGCCACACAGTGGTTATCAGGCCTCTGAAGCCTGGTCGTTTCAATTTCACAAGTGCAGATGTTTACTATAGAACCTCGGAAGAGAGTGAAGATATCCAG GTTGGGCACACAACTGAGCCTGGGGAGGGAGGCATCATTCCTGTGCGGGACTTTGACCGTACATTCTCTCCACATGTG ATGGACTGGATGGCTTTTGCTGTGATGACCCTTCCATCTCTGGGAATTCCCTTCCTCCTTTGGTACACCAGCAAGTCTAAGTATGAGGCCAAGCAGTTTAAGAAACACTGA